The region TCGCGCGCCTGCGCGCCCCCTAGAAGGCCGACGCATCGCCAGAGCACGCGAGCCATGAGCCGGATCGGCTCGACCGTGACCGGCGTGATGGCCACGGCGGCGGCCTCGCTATTGACTATTCAAGAGCAGGCATTTGCCCGTGTTTGCGTCCAACCTGCGAGCACCGCGGATCCCTTGTGCGGGGAAGCGGGCCCGGCCATCTTGTTGCCGCCCAAGAGCTCGCCCCCCCCTCGCGGCCCACCGAAGGGAGTCCACGAACATGAGCGACCAGTCCATCGCCCTCACCCCGGCCGAAAGGGTCATAATCCTCAAGACGGCCCGCCTCATCGCCCTGTGCGTCAGCGCGATCGTGTGTTCCGAGGGGGACCCCGAGCGTTTTTTCGACAATATCGAGATCATGAAAAGGCTCGAGAGCGACGCCGATGACGGCATGAGCCTAAGCCCGGAGGTGCTCGATCTCCTGGCCAAGACCGTCCAGACGTTCAACGAAGTCCTCCGGACCGAGGCCGCCGCCCAGGAATACTAGCCGACCGATCCTCGGCACGATGGAGCGTTTTCGCGGGCGTCCGCGGGGCTGGCTTGAATCCACGCTAAGGTGGCCAAGCAGAGTACTCCGTGGGGCCACACTCCGTGCGTCCCCTGCGGAGGCTGGCGGCGGGCTGTGCCCCCTGTGACCCCCCCTACGCCAACGGCGCGTCATGAGTGCCGGACGCGCCGTGTGGGTGAAGACCCGCTCTCCAGCGAACGAAGTGTGCGGAGTGGTACGCCAAGGCGCGCTCTGTAGGCCTCACGCTGTCGGATCTGGACGCTGTCGGCCACACGGCGGCGGCGGTCGCCCCGCGCCAACCTTTGCGCCTGGTGGCGGTGGGAACCGCGTGCCGCGTCGCGGCCCCGGCGGCGAGGCTATGGCTCGTGAACGGCCTCCAGGAGCTCTTACGCCCCGGACACGCCGGAAGCTCGGTTCACCCGGCTGCGGAGGAGCTTCGACGGTTGGAAGACCGGCACATCGCAGGCCGCGACCTCGACCGCCTCTCCGGTCCTGGGGTTGCGAGCCTTGCGGGCCTCGCGGTGCCGCACCTTGAAGGTGCCGAAGCCCCGGAGCTCGATGCCATCGCCGCGGGCGAGCGCTACCTTCACGGCGTCGAGGAAGGCGTCGACCACCAGCCCGCATGCCTTCTTGGTGACCTGCCGTCCGAGCGCATCGGCGACCTGCTGAACGAGGTCGGCTTTGGTCATTCTCTTCTCCTCGCGCGAAGTCTGGCCAAGTCCTGCCGCTTCAC is a window of Gammaproteobacteria bacterium DNA encoding:
- a CDS encoding integration host factor subunit beta, producing MTKADLVQQVADALGRQVTKKACGLVVDAFLDAVKVALARGDGIELRGFGTFKVRHREARKARNPRTGEAVEVAACDVPVFQPSKLLRSRVNRASGVSGA